CACGGCCATAGCCGGTGACAATGTGATAGAGATCATGCGAATCTCTCATCCGGTTGCGGAAAAGGGCAACATCGGGGTCAACGAACGACCGGACACCACCTACTTTGCTCGCCTCGACCAGACCGTCGGCGCTCAGCCCTTCGCCATAGACAAATGCCAGATACCGCTGCCCCAGGCTTCCGATCGGGCAGCGTGCCAGCCGTTCGCGGTCGCGCAGGTGTTCGAGCAAATTGCTGCGGCTGGCCAGGATGCGCCTTCCGCCTTCGGATTCCGCAAATCGCCTGAAATGGTGATAATAGCTGTTTCCGGCCAAGGCCTCGACGATCCTGAAAACCTGAGCTGTGTCTTCCTTGTCGCGGAGCAGGACCTTCATCGCCGAGAAGGCTTCCACCGGTCGGATTCTGCGCTTCAGTTCTAGACCCTGCATCTTCGCCTCGCTAGCCATGTTGCCGCGGCCTCTTCACCCAAATCGCTTGGCCCCGGCCAAGGCCTTTTCGGCATCGGAGACCAGATCGCGCATCACCTCGGCCGCGGGCCGGACCGACTTGATCAGCCCGATGCCCTGTCCCGCAAAACCGGGAAGCACATCCATGCGCTTGTCGCGGATCGCCGCTGCCATGACCGGGCCGGCGACCATCGATTGGTACGGCATGGGTAATGGCTCTTTGCCGGCCTCGATCCAGGCATTGGCCCACTTGTTGGCGATCATCCGGGCCGGTTTGCCGGTAATCGATCGACTGACCACCGTGTCGCCATCGCCGCCTTCGGCGATGGCCTGCTTCTGGAAATCCTCGATCCCTGCCTCGTCAGTTGCCAGGAATGCCGTTCCTACCCAAGCCCCTTCCGCACCCAACATGAAGGCCGCTGCCACGCCGCGACCGTCAGTGATGCCGCCAGCGCCGAGCACCGGAACCCGATCGCCAACGGCATCGACCACCTGGGGGATCAGCGATATCGTCCCGACCGGCGAATTGTGCCCGCCGCCATCGTGGCCTTGCGCGACGATCATGTCGATCCCCGACTCTACAACCTGCAATGCATGTTTGACTTTGCCCACCACTGCCATGACGATCGTGCCGTTGGCGTGAAGGCGGTCCATCCACGGTCCGGGATTGCCCAATCCCGCCGCATAGACGGGCACCTTTTCCTCGATCACCACTTCCATCTGCGCCTCGAAGAATTCCTTCGAGAACAGCGGCGGGCCGCCCTCGCTTTCCGCCCCGGCGGCGGCGCGCATCGCTGCGATGGGATCGACCTCATCCAGTCCTTCGCTGGACATGAAATCGCGAGCGAACTGCTGGTATTCGCCGAACACCGCCATCGGATCTGCGGGGGCTGCACCGGTTTCCGGAGCTTTGCCCCGGCGGACCGAAGCCGGCAGCAAGGTATCGACGCCAAAAGGTTTGTCGGTGAGCGCGCGCGTCTCGCGGATCCAGCTGCGCAGGCGTTCGGGTGAGCAGGCTGCCGCTCCCAGCACGCCCAGACCGCCTGCATTCGACACGGCGGCCGCCAGGGCGGGGACACTTGCTCCGCCCATCCCGGCCAGGACGATGGGATGTTCGATCCCGAGCATTCTGCAAATTCGACTGTTCAGTGCCATTGCCCTCTCCATCCAAACCCGTTTGGCCGATCTAAGCCACCTCTCCCCACTGCACCTTTTGCGCCACAAGTTCGGGGCTTCGTTCGGCCAGATATTCGGAAGAACCCTTGACGAGCCGCTCCATATGGCGGCGGGCGGCGTCGGAATCACACAGGCGAACCGCACTCAGAATGCGGGCCAGGCAGCGCAACTGGTTGGCCCGTTCCTGTGCGGAATAGCCAAGCTCCACCGCCATGTCGCGGGTCAGCAGATGCAGAGCTGAAGTGAGCAATCCAAAGGTCGGGTTGCCGCTGGCCCAGCCTAGCAGGTCGTGAAAGCGGCGGTTGGTTTCCTCGAAAGCAGCAGTTTCGCTGTCACGTTCAAGCTGGGCATAACAATCAGAAAGCGCGGCCAGATCGGCATTGGTCGCTCGCTCTGCCGCCCGCGCCGCCATGTCAGGCGCAATTGCTTCGCGCAATTCGAGCAGCGCGCGCAGATCGGTGTCCATAAATTGCAGGATCAGCGAGAGCGAACTGGCGAAATCCCGGGTTTGCGGTCGCGATACCACAGGACCACCGCCCCTGCCGAGCTGGAGATGAATAACGCCCTGGAGTTCGAGGAACCTGAGCGCCTCGCGCAACGTCGCGCGCGCCACCTCGTAGCGCGCGAGCATGTCTTCCTCTTGAGGCAGCCTGTCACCGATTTCCCGTGCATTCGACTGGATGTCCAGAACGATTGCCTGTGCAACCTGCAATGCGCGCTTGGCCTTGATTGCGGCAACCGTGCCGGGATTTAGTGAGGCGTTCGATTTCGAAATCATAAAAAGGGTATAAGCATTAATTCATTGCGATGTCTAGGCTCAAATTATCCATCGGGCACTGGCTTGAATACAGCAGAAATCCGGACGCTCTCGCCTTGACCCCTACGTTAGGCAGTTCATGCTTGAGGGAAAGGCGTAAAAGCTGATAATCTTTATTGACTCGTGCGACCCATTTGGCTAGCAGCTGACGCATCAGGAAAGGGCAGATGCATGGCAACCTCGGCAGTCCATAACCAAACCGTCGATTCCATTCCGCTGGGCGAGATCAATGTCGCCAATCCGTACCTCTTCCAAAATGACACGGTGGGGGAATATTTTTCCCGGCTTCGCCGCGAAGACCCGGTCCACTATTGCGCAGAGAGCCGGTTCGGACCCTATTGGTCGGTGACCAAGTTCAACGACATCATGGCGGTCGATACCAACCACAAGGTCTTTTCGTCGGAAGCCAAGCTGGGCGGCATCTCGGTCCAGGACATGCACAGCGACGAAAGCGCGCTTGAGCTTGAAATGTTTATCGCGATGGATCAGCCCAAGCACGATCAGCAGCGCAAGGCTGTAAGTCCTGTTGTCGCGCCTTCGAACCTGCTCCTGCTTGAACCGATCATCCGCGAACGGGCAGGCTCCATCCTCGATGCACTGCCCGTTGGAGAAGAGATCGACTGGGTCAAGCTGGTCTCGGTCGAACTTACCACCATGACGCTTGCGACGATTTTCAATTTTCCCTGGGAGGAACGGGCCAAGCTCACACGTTGGTCGGATGTCACCACCGCATCGCCAGAGACTGGCATAGTTGAATCGTTTGAGCAGCGTCGCGAGGAACTCATCGAGTGCGCGATGTATTTCAAGGGCCTGTGGGACCAGCGGATCGACCAGCCCGGCGGCAACGACCTGATATCGATGATGGCGCATTCCCCGGCGACCCGCGACATGCCCTTCCTGGAATTTCTCGGTAATCTGTTGCTGTTGATCGTGGGCGGTAACGACACCACCCGCAATTCGATCAGCGGCGGGGTCCTGGCCCTCAACCAGAACCCTGGCGAATATCAGAAATTGCGGAACAATCCGGCGCTCGTTTCAAGCATGATCCCCGAGATCATCCGCTGGCAGACCCCGCTGACCCATATGCGCCGCACCGCGCTTGAGGACGTGAAGATTGGCGGGAAGCAGATCAGAAAAGGTGACAAGGTGGTGATGTGGTATCTCTCGGGCAACCGCGACGACACCGTGATCGACCGGGCCGAAGAGTTCATCATCGATCGCGAAAATCCGCGCCACCATCTCTCGTTCGGGTTCGGTATCCACCGCTGCATGGGCAACCGTTTGGCCGAATTGCAACTTCGCATCATCTGGGAGGAAATCCTCAAGCGCTACAGCTTCGTCGAAGTTGTCGGCGAACCCGAGCGGCTACTGTCGAATCTGGTGCGCGGGATCACCCGGCTGCCGGTGAAGCTCCACGTGCACTAAAGCCCTGATTTCGCTTGAAATACGGAACATCGAAATGATCAAAGTGACTTTTGTTTCCGCCGATGGCACCCGTCGAACGGTTGAAATAGAC
This genomic stretch from Sphingopyxis fribergensis harbors:
- a CDS encoding cytochrome P450 translates to MATSAVHNQTVDSIPLGEINVANPYLFQNDTVGEYFSRLRREDPVHYCAESRFGPYWSVTKFNDIMAVDTNHKVFSSEAKLGGISVQDMHSDESALELEMFIAMDQPKHDQQRKAVSPVVAPSNLLLLEPIIRERAGSILDALPVGEEIDWVKLVSVELTTMTLATIFNFPWEERAKLTRWSDVTTASPETGIVESFEQRREELIECAMYFKGLWDQRIDQPGGNDLISMMAHSPATRDMPFLEFLGNLLLLIVGGNDTTRNSISGGVLALNQNPGEYQKLRNNPALVSSMIPEIIRWQTPLTHMRRTALEDVKIGGKQIRKGDKVVMWYLSGNRDDTVIDRAEEFIIDRENPRHHLSFGFGIHRCMGNRLAELQLRIIWEEILKRYSFVEVVGEPERLLSNLVRGITRLPVKLHVH
- a CDS encoding ubiquinone biosynthesis protein COQ4, which produces MASEAKMQGLELKRRIRPVEAFSAMKVLLRDKEDTAQVFRIVEALAGNSYYHHFRRFAESEGGRRILASRSNLLEHLRDRERLARCPIGSLGQRYLAFVYGEGLSADGLVEASKVGGVRSFVDPDVALFRNRMRDSHDLYHIVTGYGRDGLGEICVLTFGNAQFYNHGIAFLLLLGLFKSRREHPELPVLGPMIEAWRRGRSARNFSEIQWEEFLDRPLEEVRAALLLGPAPRYRAAEPEAKRIEVEFQVRRELALQRERNLEPA
- a CDS encoding NAD(P)H-dependent flavin oxidoreductase, yielding MALNSRICRMLGIEHPIVLAGMGGASVPALAAAVSNAGGLGVLGAAACSPERLRSWIRETRALTDKPFGVDTLLPASVRRGKAPETGAAPADPMAVFGEYQQFARDFMSSEGLDEVDPIAAMRAAAGAESEGGPPLFSKEFFEAQMEVVIEEKVPVYAAGLGNPGPWMDRLHANGTIVMAVVGKVKHALQVVESGIDMIVAQGHDGGGHNSPVGTISLIPQVVDAVGDRVPVLGAGGITDGRGVAAAFMLGAEGAWVGTAFLATDEAGIEDFQKQAIAEGGDGDTVVSRSITGKPARMIANKWANAWIEAGKEPLPMPYQSMVAGPVMAAAIRDKRMDVLPGFAGQGIGLIKSVRPAAEVMRDLVSDAEKALAGAKRFG
- a CDS encoding FadR/GntR family transcriptional regulator; this encodes MISKSNASLNPGTVAAIKAKRALQVAQAIVLDIQSNAREIGDRLPQEEDMLARYEVARATLREALRFLELQGVIHLQLGRGGGPVVSRPQTRDFASSLSLILQFMDTDLRALLELREAIAPDMAARAAERATNADLAALSDCYAQLERDSETAAFEETNRRFHDLLGWASGNPTFGLLTSALHLLTRDMAVELGYSAQERANQLRCLARILSAVRLCDSDAARRHMERLVKGSSEYLAERSPELVAQKVQWGEVA